From one Novosphingobium sp. genomic stretch:
- the rplU gene encoding 50S ribosomal protein L21, which produces MDIMFAVVRTGGKQYRVAAGDKIAVEKLAGEAGETITLADVLLAGNDGQIADAKGVVVSAEIIAQAKSEKVTVFKKRRRHNYRRKNGHRQQLTLLRITSVAAA; this is translated from the coding sequence ATGGATATCATGTTCGCAGTGGTGCGCACAGGCGGCAAGCAGTATCGGGTCGCCGCCGGAGACAAGATCGCGGTCGAAAAGCTGGCTGGTGAAGCTGGTGAGACGATCACGCTGGCTGACGTTCTGCTGGCCGGCAATGACGGCCAGATCGCCGACGCCAAGGGTGTTGTGGTCTCGGCCGAGATCATCGCTCAGGCCAAGAGCGAGAAGGTGACGGTCTTCAAGAAGCGTCGTCGTCACAACTATCGCCGCAAGAACGGCCACCGCCAGCAGCTGACCCTGCTGCGCATCACCTCGGTCGCTGCGGCCTGA
- the rpmA gene encoding 50S ribosomal protein L27 translates to MAHKKAGGSSRNGRDSQSKRLGVKKFGGQDVIGGNIIIRQRGTRVYPGVNVGIGKDHTLFSLVEGKVRFHAGKLGRKYVSVDVPALAAE, encoded by the coding sequence ATGGCACATAAGAAAGCTGGCGGCTCTTCGCGCAACGGTCGCGATTCGCAGTCCAAGCGCCTCGGCGTGAAGAAGTTCGGCGGTCAGGACGTGATTGGTGGCAACATCATTATCCGTCAGCGCGGCACCCGCGTGTACCCCGGCGTGAACGTCGGCATCGGCAAGGATCATACCCTGTTCTCGCTGGTCGAGGGCAAGGTGCGCTTCCACGCCGGCAAGCTCGGCCGCAAATATGTGTCGGTCGACGTACCGGCACTTGCCGCCGAATAA